In a single window of the Massilia oculi genome:
- a CDS encoding M16 family metallopeptidase produces MRQLPVLMAGLTLSMSAFAAPSDQWTLPVNTKKLDNGLTVIVSEDRSSPTVGVSVVYHVGMRLEPRNRTGFAHLFEHLMFQGTPNAPKGVFDTTITAGGGWNNGSTRPDFTNYIETAPASSLEPILWLEADRMKTLDFNPTTLKNQQDVVKEEIRVNVKNQPYGGFMWIDISQHAFQKWENNHDGYGSFEDLENASLDDVRAFHRDYYGPNNAVLAIAGDITPQQGFALAQKYFGGIAARPVPKGTDFSEPLNTAEKRLEQSDALAQVPAIAAAWKVPERGSRDQAPIAVLAELLGGGDASLFYQGLVKGREIALNVDTMFGLTSPWEYNGPTLMTVFALYKPDSSADAVLKAMDEEIAKIAKDGVDDATLKRVKTRMLADWNNKLESFVNRADTLAKLQTLWGDANVVNKIPGWIEGVTSNDIQRAVKTYLVPANRTVIDRKPAAMIEAAKTASATTNTK; encoded by the coding sequence ATGCGCCAATTACCTGTCCTGATGGCCGGGCTCACCCTGTCGATGTCGGCCTTCGCCGCCCCGAGCGACCAGTGGACCCTGCCGGTCAATACCAAGAAACTCGACAACGGACTGACCGTCATCGTGTCGGAAGACCGCAGCTCGCCGACCGTCGGCGTCTCGGTGGTTTACCACGTCGGCATGCGCCTCGAGCCGCGCAACCGCACCGGCTTCGCCCACCTGTTCGAGCACCTGATGTTCCAGGGCACGCCGAACGCGCCGAAGGGCGTGTTCGACACCACCATCACCGCCGGCGGCGGCTGGAACAACGGCTCGACCCGTCCCGACTTCACCAACTATATCGAGACCGCGCCAGCCTCGAGCCTGGAGCCGATCCTGTGGCTGGAAGCGGACCGCATGAAGACGCTCGACTTCAACCCCACCACGCTGAAGAACCAGCAGGACGTGGTCAAGGAAGAGATCCGCGTCAACGTCAAGAACCAGCCCTACGGCGGCTTCATGTGGATCGACATCAGCCAGCACGCCTTCCAGAAATGGGAGAACAACCACGACGGCTACGGCAGCTTCGAAGACCTGGAAAACGCCAGCCTGGACGACGTGCGCGCCTTCCACCGCGACTACTACGGCCCCAACAACGCGGTGCTGGCGATCGCCGGCGACATCACGCCGCAGCAGGGCTTTGCGCTGGCCCAGAAATACTTCGGCGGCATCGCGGCGCGCCCGGTGCCGAAGGGCACCGATTTCTCGGAGCCGCTCAATACCGCCGAAAAACGGCTTGAGCAAAGCGACGCCCTGGCACAGGTGCCGGCCATCGCGGCGGCCTGGAAGGTGCCGGAACGCGGCAGCCGCGACCAGGCGCCGATCGCGGTGCTGGCCGAGCTGCTGGGCGGCGGCGATGCCTCGCTGTTCTACCAGGGCCTGGTGAAGGGCCGCGAGATCGCCCTCAACGTCGACACCATGTTCGGCCTGACCAGTCCGTGGGAATACAACGGCCCGACGCTGATGACCGTGTTCGCGCTGTACAAGCCCGACAGCAGCGCCGACGCCGTGCTCAAGGCGATGGACGAAGAGATCGCGAAGATCGCGAAGGACGGCGTCGACGACGCGACACTCAAGCGTGTGAAGACGCGCATGCTGGCCGACTGGAACAACAAGCTGGAAAGCTTCGTCAACCGCGCCGACACCCTGGCCAAGCTGCAGACCCTGTGGGGCGACGCCAATGTGGTCAACAAGATCCCGGGCTGGATCGAGGGCGTGACCTCGAACGACATCCAGCGCGCGGTCAAGACCTATCTGGTGCCGGCCAACCGCACCGTCATCGACCGCAAGCCGGCCGCCATGATCGAGGCAGCGAAGACTGCGTCGGCCACCACCAACACCAAATAA
- a CDS encoding GIN domain-containing protein — MNHLIKLGAAIAVPCALFLAAIGVAEAAPETSTETRPIDARVVRVKLEGVGDLKIRQGATPALVLTGDARLLSRTTTSQKGDTLNIETEGRNSGFSFGRSSGLQAELVLPNLQSVSSESVGSTVVSGFAGETLSINLDGAGSMYVSSSEYRTIKASLGGVGNLKIQGVNSEHVDLSLGGAGYVTLSGRSKNLRAELGGLGGLDAQACTVDSVTLDLSGLGNATVNAQRSANLALSGMGSVTVFGKPANRKVALDGLGKVNWK; from the coding sequence ATGAACCACCTGATCAAGCTGGGCGCCGCCATTGCCGTGCCGTGCGCCTTGTTCTTGGCGGCGATCGGCGTCGCCGAGGCCGCGCCGGAGACGAGCACCGAGACCCGCCCGATCGATGCGCGCGTCGTGCGCGTCAAGCTTGAAGGGGTGGGCGACCTGAAGATCCGGCAGGGGGCGACCCCGGCCCTGGTGCTTACCGGCGATGCGCGCCTGCTGTCGCGGACCACGACCTCGCAGAAAGGGGATACCCTGAACATCGAGACCGAGGGCCGCAATTCCGGCTTCAGCTTCGGCCGCTCGTCCGGCCTGCAGGCCGAACTGGTGCTGCCGAACCTGCAGTCGGTGTCGTCGGAAAGCGTCGGTTCCACCGTCGTGAGCGGGTTCGCCGGGGAAACGCTGAGCATCAACCTCGATGGCGCCGGCTCGATGTATGTATCATCGTCGGAATACCGTACCATCAAGGCCAGCCTGGGCGGCGTCGGCAACCTCAAGATCCAGGGCGTGAACAGCGAGCACGTCGACCTGAGCCTGGGCGGCGCCGGCTATGTGACCCTGAGCGGGCGCAGCAAGAACCTCAGGGCCGAGCTCGGCGGATTGGGTGGGCTGGACGCACAAGCCTGCACGGTCGACTCGGTCACGCTGGACCTGTCCGGGCTCGGCAACGCCACCGTCAACGCCCAGCGCAGCGCCAACCTCGCGCTGTCGGGCATGGGATCGGTGACGGTGTTCGGCAAGCCGGCCAATCGCAAGGTCGCCCTCGATGGCCTGGGCAAGGTCAACTGGAAATAA
- a CDS encoding tetratricopeptide repeat protein, translated as MKKIFLVTLLAIGLQFGLQASARAGFAEGASAYNARNYALALKEISPLAKAGNPDAQHLLGLMYYMGRGVTRDYKQAFAWHLKAAERGKADAQYVVGAMYYTGNAVPQDQKHAVSWFRKAAEQGNPDAQHALGLMYRYSVAGVPQDAVLAYMLYNLAAAGGHRNAVEQRAAIGKKMTPEQIEEAQALSRTWKVGTALPTASKTGGNT; from the coding sequence ATGAAAAAAATATTCCTTGTGACGCTGCTTGCCATCGGCCTGCAATTCGGCCTGCAGGCGAGCGCCCGGGCCGGCTTTGCGGAGGGCGCGAGCGCCTACAACGCCCGCAACTATGCGCTGGCATTGAAAGAAATCAGTCCGTTGGCCAAGGCCGGCAATCCCGACGCCCAGCACCTGCTGGGCCTGATGTACTACATGGGCCGTGGCGTCACGCGCGACTACAAGCAGGCCTTCGCCTGGCACCTGAAGGCGGCCGAGCGGGGCAAGGCCGACGCCCAGTACGTGGTCGGCGCCATGTACTACACCGGCAACGCCGTGCCGCAAGACCAGAAGCATGCGGTGAGCTGGTTTCGCAAGGCGGCCGAGCAGGGCAATCCCGACGCCCAGCATGCGCTGGGGCTGATGTACCGCTACAGCGTGGCCGGCGTGCCGCAGGATGCGGTGCTGGCCTATATGCTGTACAACCTGGCCGCGGCCGGCGGCCACCGCAACGCGGTCGAACAGCGCGCCGCGATCGGCAAGAAGATGACGCCGGAACAGATCGAAGAAGCCCAGGCCCTGTCGCGCACCTGGAAGGTGGGCACCGCCTTGCCGACCGCGTCGAAGACCGGCGGCAACACATGA
- a CDS encoding SGNH/GDSL hydrolase family protein, protein MPIAWAPEELHMNRFLSALAAAARRLLPQLSFSPRRVTPALRRLLLAGAMLAAAITLAGQPVMGQSRDTSHWTASWGAAPAGPPPDASLHGFNHQTLRLIVRSSVGGNRVRIRLSNELGAAPLRIGAARIGLRAQGSDLAPGTDRALTFGGHAGVTIPAGAPALSDPVELNLPPLAHVAVSLYLPGAVQATTVHSQARQTGYVSPSGDHTASASLPVQRTITAWPFLTALEVDGATGAIVVLGDALTDGARSSNDANRRWTDVLTRRLQDERNAAGRPGVINRGIGGNRLLRDDPANPLAGRSALARFERDVLATSGVRQLVLMVGIEDIGNCSAADPVTLEELVTGYRQLIARAHAARIAVVGATLAPFEGTALYSIEKDALRQAVNAWIRSGGEFDAVFDADRVLRDPARPSTLLPAYDSGDHLHPNDRGHAALGEAMPLDLLRR, encoded by the coding sequence ATGCCTATCGCATGGGCGCCCGAGGAGCTGCACATGAACCGTTTCCTGTCCGCCCTGGCCGCGGCCGCGCGCCGGCTTTTGCCACAGCTCAGTTTCTCACCACGCCGTGTCACACCTGCACTGCGCCGCCTGCTGCTGGCCGGCGCCATGCTGGCCGCCGCCATCACCCTGGCCGGCCAGCCGGTCATGGGCCAATCCCGGGACACCAGCCATTGGACCGCGAGCTGGGGCGCGGCGCCGGCCGGCCCTCCCCCGGACGCCAGCCTGCACGGTTTCAATCACCAGACCCTGCGTTTGATCGTCCGCTCCAGCGTGGGCGGCAACCGCGTGCGCATCCGCCTGTCGAACGAGCTGGGCGCGGCGCCGCTGCGGATCGGCGCGGCGCGCATCGGCCTGCGCGCCCAGGGTTCGGACCTCGCGCCCGGCACCGACCGCGCCCTGACCTTTGGCGGACACGCCGGCGTGACGATCCCGGCCGGCGCGCCGGCGCTGTCCGATCCGGTCGAACTGAACCTGCCGCCGCTCGCGCACGTGGCCGTCAGCCTGTACCTGCCGGGCGCCGTGCAGGCGACTACCGTGCACAGCCAGGCGCGCCAGACCGGCTATGTGTCGCCGAGCGGCGACCATACCGCCAGCGCCAGCCTGCCGGTCCAGCGCACGATCACCGCCTGGCCCTTCCTGACGGCGCTGGAGGTCGACGGCGCGACAGGCGCCATCGTCGTGCTGGGCGATGCGCTCACCGACGGCGCGCGCAGCAGCAATGACGCCAACCGGCGCTGGACCGACGTGCTGACGCGGCGTCTGCAGGACGAGCGCAACGCCGCTGGGCGTCCGGGCGTGATCAACCGCGGCATAGGCGGCAACCGCCTGCTCCGCGACGACCCGGCCAACCCGCTGGCCGGACGCAGCGCCCTGGCGCGCTTCGAGCGCGACGTACTGGCCACCAGCGGCGTGCGCCAGCTGGTGCTGATGGTCGGCATCGAGGATATCGGCAACTGCTCGGCCGCCGATCCGGTCACGCTGGAAGAGTTGGTGACCGGCTATCGCCAGCTGATCGCCCGCGCCCACGCCGCGCGCATCGCGGTGGTCGGCGCAACGCTGGCGCCGTTCGAAGGCACGGCGCTGTACTCGATTGAAAAGGACGCGCTGCGCCAGGCGGTGAACGCCTGGATCCGCAGCGGCGGAGAGTTCGATGCGGTGTTCGACGCCGACCGCGTGCTGCGCGACCCGGCGCGCCCGAGCACGCTATTGCCGGCCTATGACAGCGGCGACCACCTGCACCCGAACGACCGCGGCCACGCGGCGCTGGGCGAGGCGATGCCGCTGGACCTGCTGCGCCGTTGA
- a CDS encoding MYG1 family protein codes for MLIATHGGKFHADDAWAVAVLKVLFPGADIVRTREQARIDAADFAIDVGGVWDPATGRFDHHQKEFDATRVSGVPYASAGLVWREYGARCVAALAEHHTGERLADDTAQQIAYAIDADIVQYLDLSDVGVAKNAPGSYGLSAVVSGFNPGWLDEQRLGYGEAVEVYRMGQFMRAVEFLTDIMGNAVRYRVGAMLAVTQVRQAEVLEDGKLLFLKNAALPWSSVVRKEMPKVLFVISHSLTEQRYMLHTVSVDTESFDARADLPEAWAGLREAELAAVTGVEDAVFCHTGRFIAAARSYAGALTMARQALAAVESRV; via the coding sequence ATGTTGATTGCCACTCACGGCGGCAAATTCCACGCGGATGATGCGTGGGCGGTCGCCGTCCTGAAGGTGCTGTTCCCCGGGGCGGACATCGTCCGCACCCGCGAACAGGCCAGGATCGATGCCGCCGACTTCGCGATCGACGTCGGCGGGGTCTGGGACCCGGCCACGGGCCGCTTCGACCACCACCAGAAGGAATTCGACGCCACCCGCGTGTCCGGCGTGCCCTATGCCAGCGCCGGCCTGGTCTGGCGCGAGTATGGCGCGCGCTGTGTCGCCGCCCTGGCCGAACACCATACCGGCGAGCGGCTGGCGGACGATACGGCCCAGCAGATCGCCTACGCGATCGATGCCGACATCGTGCAATACCTCGACCTGTCGGACGTCGGCGTGGCCAAGAATGCGCCGGGCAGCTATGGCTTGTCGGCGGTGGTGTCCGGCTTCAATCCCGGCTGGCTCGACGAGCAGCGCCTGGGGTATGGCGAGGCGGTGGAGGTCTACCGCATGGGCCAGTTCATGCGCGCCGTCGAGTTCCTGACCGACATCATGGGCAATGCCGTGCGCTACCGTGTCGGCGCGATGCTGGCCGTGACCCAGGTGCGCCAGGCCGAGGTGCTCGAGGACGGCAAGCTGCTGTTCCTCAAGAATGCCGCGCTGCCCTGGAGCAGCGTGGTGCGCAAGGAGATGCCGAAGGTCCTGTTCGTCATCAGCCACAGCCTGACCGAACAGCGCTACATGCTGCACACGGTATCGGTCGACACCGAGAGCTTCGACGCCAGGGCCGACCTGCCGGAAGCCTGGGCCGGCCTGCGCGAAGCCGAGCTGGCGGCCGTGACCGGCGTCGAGGACGCGGTGTTCTGCCATACCGGCCGCTTCATCGCCGCCGCCCGCAGCTATGCGGGCGCCCTCACCATGGCGCGCCAGGCACTGGCGGCGGTAGAGTCGAGGGTATAA
- a CDS encoding NAD(P)H-quinone oxidoreductase has product MRAIEITQPGKPEVLQLCERPTPVLKAGEVLIKVHAAGINRPDVLQRLGKYPVPPGASDLPGLEVAGEIVDGDLEGSDFKKGDLVCALVQGGGYAEYCAAPLEQCLPVPEGLSALEAATLPETYFTVWSNVFDRARLSEGESLLVQGGSSGIGVTAIQLAKALGHRVFATAGSADKCRAVEALGADRGINYRDEDFVAVVKELTNGKGVDVILDMVAGDYVAREIDCLADDGRLVVIALLGGARANVDMGQVLRRRLHITGSTLRPRPVEFKAAIAQQLREHAWPLFAQGKIKPVIHQVFPMEQAAEAHALMESSTHVGKIVLQVQPG; this is encoded by the coding sequence ATGCGCGCCATCGAGATCACCCAGCCCGGCAAGCCGGAAGTCCTGCAACTGTGCGAGCGCCCGACGCCGGTCCTGAAGGCCGGCGAAGTGCTCATCAAGGTCCACGCCGCCGGCATCAACCGGCCCGACGTGCTGCAGCGCCTGGGTAAATACCCGGTGCCGCCCGGCGCCTCCGATCTGCCCGGCCTGGAAGTGGCGGGTGAGATCGTCGACGGCGACCTGGAAGGTAGTGACTTCAAGAAGGGCGACCTGGTATGCGCGCTGGTGCAGGGCGGCGGCTATGCCGAATACTGCGCGGCGCCGCTCGAACAGTGCCTGCCGGTGCCGGAAGGCCTGAGCGCGCTGGAAGCGGCCACCTTGCCGGAAACATATTTCACCGTGTGGAGCAATGTGTTCGACCGCGCCCGCCTGTCGGAGGGCGAGAGTTTGCTGGTGCAGGGCGGCAGCTCGGGCATCGGCGTGACCGCGATCCAGCTGGCCAAGGCCCTGGGCCACCGCGTGTTCGCCACCGCCGGCAGTGCCGACAAATGCCGCGCCGTCGAGGCGCTCGGCGCCGACCGCGGCATCAATTACCGCGACGAGGATTTCGTCGCCGTGGTCAAGGAACTCACGAACGGCAAAGGTGTCGACGTTATCCTGGACATGGTGGCGGGCGACTACGTGGCGCGCGAGATCGATTGCCTAGCCGACGACGGCCGCCTGGTCGTGATCGCGCTGCTGGGCGGTGCGCGCGCCAACGTCGACATGGGCCAGGTGCTGCGGCGCCGCCTGCACATCACCGGCTCGACCCTGCGGCCGCGTCCGGTGGAATTCAAGGCGGCGATCGCGCAGCAGTTGCGCGAACATGCCTGGCCGCTGTTCGCTCAGGGAAAGATCAAGCCGGTGATCCACCAGGTCTTCCCCATGGAACAGGCGGCTGAGGCGCATGCCCTGATGGAGTCGAGCACCCACGTCGGCAAGATCGTGCTGCAGGTGCAGCCGGGCTGA
- the tpiA gene encoding triose-phosphate isomerase: MRPKLVVGNWKMNGSRAANAQLLQGILAGLNDGGAASAVCVPAPYLFQCEQLLAGSAMAWGAQDVATEPCGAFTGEVCSSMLQDFGCRYVIVGHSERRAYHGESNALVAGKAKAALDAGLTPIVCVGETLEQREAGATQDVVGAQLDAVLEVVGADAVPKLVVAYEPVWAIGTGKTATPAMAQEVHAFLRQKLRNCNAEAAEHVQILYGGSMKPENAGDLMAQPDIDGGLIGGAALKSSDFLGIIRAA; this comes from the coding sequence ATGCGTCCCAAACTCGTCGTAGGTAACTGGAAGATGAACGGCAGCCGTGCAGCCAATGCGCAGCTGCTGCAAGGTATTCTCGCAGGATTGAATGACGGAGGCGCCGCGAGCGCCGTCTGCGTCCCCGCTCCCTACCTCTTTCAGTGTGAACAACTTCTCGCAGGCAGTGCAATGGCCTGGGGCGCGCAAGACGTCGCGACCGAGCCATGCGGCGCCTTCACCGGCGAAGTCTGTTCCTCGATGCTGCAGGATTTCGGCTGCCGTTACGTGATCGTCGGCCATTCCGAACGCCGGGCCTACCATGGCGAATCGAATGCGCTGGTGGCGGGCAAGGCCAAGGCGGCGCTGGATGCCGGCCTGACCCCGATCGTGTGCGTCGGCGAAACGCTGGAGCAGCGTGAGGCGGGCGCCACGCAGGACGTGGTCGGCGCCCAGCTGGATGCGGTGCTGGAAGTGGTGGGCGCCGACGCCGTGCCCAAGCTCGTGGTTGCCTATGAGCCGGTGTGGGCGATCGGCACCGGCAAGACGGCGACGCCGGCGATGGCCCAGGAAGTGCACGCCTTCTTGCGTCAGAAACTGCGCAACTGCAACGCCGAGGCGGCGGAACACGTACAAATCCTTTACGGCGGCAGCATGAAGCCGGAGAATGCAGGCGATCTGATGGCGCAGCCGGATATCGATGGCGGTCTGATCGGTGGGGCGGCGTTAAAGTCGAGCGATTTTCTCGGGATTATTCGAGCCGCGTAG
- the secG gene encoding preprotein translocase subunit SecG: MIWFNLIIVVQVVSALAIIGLVLMQHGKGADMGAAFGSGASGSLFGASGSSNFLSKSTAVAAAIFFGSTLALAYIGNSGSGGESGGGVMGRVTVPSSQAPATGIPGGAPAQTAPADVPTLPATNAAPAEAIPATPAPAAPAPAAPAPAAPAK; this comes from the coding sequence ATGATCTGGTTCAATTTGATTATCGTCGTGCAAGTTGTTTCGGCCCTGGCCATTATCGGCCTGGTCCTGATGCAGCACGGTAAGGGCGCCGATATGGGCGCCGCCTTCGGCTCGGGCGCATCGGGCAGCCTGTTCGGCGCCTCGGGTTCGTCGAACTTCCTGTCGAAGTCGACCGCAGTCGCGGCCGCCATTTTCTTCGGTTCGACCCTGGCCCTGGCCTATATCGGCAACAGCGGCAGCGGCGGCGAAAGCGGCGGCGGCGTCATGGGTCGTGTGACCGTGCCGTCGAGCCAGGCGCCTGCGACAGGCATTCCTGGCGGCGCACCGGCCCAGACCGCACCGGCCGACGTGCCGACCCTGCCGGCCACTAACGCCGCACCGGCCGAAGCCATCCCGGCGACCCCGGCCCCGGCAGCACCGGCGCCAGCGGCGCCAGCACCGGCCGCTCCAGCCAAGTAA
- a CDS encoding NADH-quinone oxidoreductase subunit A, which translates to MNLENYLPVLLFILVGIGVGVAPQVLGRLLGPHKPDDAKLSPYECGFEAFEDARMKFDVRYYLIAILFILFDLETAFFFPWGVSMRELGWTGFITMMVFIAEFVVGFWYIWKKGALDWE; encoded by the coding sequence GTGAACCTCGAAAATTATCTCCCCGTTCTTCTCTTTATCCTGGTTGGCATCGGTGTCGGTGTTGCTCCGCAGGTGCTCGGTCGGCTGCTCGGCCCGCACAAGCCCGACGATGCCAAGCTGTCCCCGTATGAATGCGGCTTCGAAGCGTTCGAAGACGCACGCATGAAGTTCGACGTCAGGTACTACCTGATCGCGATCTTGTTCATTTTGTTTGATCTGGAAACGGCATTCTTCTTCCCATGGGGCGTCTCGATGCGCGAGCTGGGTTGGACCGGTTTCATCACGATGATGGTGTTCATCGCCGAGTTCGTGGTCGGTTTCTGGTACATCTGGAAGAAAGGTGCCCTTGATTGGGAATAA
- a CDS encoding NuoB/complex I 20 kDa subunit family protein yields the protein MAIEGVLNEGFITTTADKLINWARTGSMFPMTFGLACCAVEMMHVGAARYDMDRFGIVFRPSPRQSDVMIVAGTLCNKMAPALRKVYDQMAEPRWVISMGSCANGGGYYHYSYSVVRGCDRIVPVDVYVPGCPPTAEALLYGIMQLQNKIKRTNTIAR from the coding sequence ATGGCAATTGAAGGCGTATTAAACGAAGGTTTCATCACCACCACAGCCGACAAGCTGATCAACTGGGCGCGTACGGGGTCGATGTTCCCGATGACGTTCGGTCTGGCCTGCTGCGCGGTCGAGATGATGCACGTGGGCGCGGCCCGCTACGACATGGACCGCTTCGGTATCGTGTTCCGTCCATCGCCGCGTCAGTCCGACGTGATGATCGTCGCCGGCACCTTGTGCAACAAGATGGCGCCGGCGCTGCGCAAGGTCTACGACCAGATGGCGGAACCGCGCTGGGTGATCTCGATGGGCTCCTGTGCCAACGGCGGCGGCTACTACCACTACTCGTATTCGGTGGTGCGCGGCTGCGATCGCATCGTTCCGGTCGATGTGTACGTGCCAGGCTGCCCGCCGACTGCCGAAGCCCTGCTGTACGGCATCATGCAGCTCCAGAACAAGATCAAGCGCACCAACACCATCGCGCGCTAA
- a CDS encoding NADH-quinone oxidoreductase subunit C, whose amino-acid sequence MTTKLETLELALKNALGEGAAISAALGEVTVVVKAADYIKTMTTLRDDASLAFEQMIDLCGVDYSTYGEGTYEGPRFAVVVHLLSISKNWRVRVRVFCPDDDMPLVESITGIWRAANWFEREAFDMFGILFDGHGDLRRILTDYGFIGHPFRKDFPISGYVEMRYDPEQKRVIYQPVTIEPRENIPRVIREETYGTK is encoded by the coding sequence ATGACGACAAAACTCGAGACCCTTGAACTCGCCCTGAAAAATGCATTGGGCGAGGGCGCTGCCATTTCGGCGGCGCTGGGCGAAGTGACCGTGGTGGTCAAGGCGGCTGATTACATCAAGACCATGACCACCCTGCGCGACGACGCCAGCCTGGCGTTCGAGCAGATGATCGACCTGTGCGGCGTCGACTACTCGACCTATGGCGAAGGCACCTACGAAGGTCCGCGCTTCGCGGTCGTGGTGCACCTGCTGTCGATTTCGAAGAACTGGCGCGTCCGCGTGCGCGTGTTCTGCCCGGACGACGACATGCCGCTCGTCGAATCGATCACCGGCATCTGGCGCGCCGCCAACTGGTTCGAGCGCGAAGCGTTCGACATGTTCGGCATCCTGTTCGACGGCCACGGCGACCTGCGCCGCATCCTGACCGACTACGGCTTCATCGGCCACCCGTTCCGCAAGGACTTCCCGATCTCGGGCTATGTCGAAATGCGCTACGACCCGGAACAGAAACGCGTGATCTACCAACCCGTCACGATCGAGCCGCGCGAGAACATCCCGCGCGTGATTCGCGAAGAGACCTACGGGACGAAATAA
- a CDS encoding NADH-quinone oxidoreductase subunit D has protein sequence MAELKNYTLNFGPQHPAAHGVLRLVLELDGEVIQRADPHIGLLHRGTEKLAETRTYLQSVPYMDRLDYVSMMCNEHGYVLAIEKLLGIEAPIRAQYIRTMFDEITRILNHLMWLGAHALDIGAMGPFLYCFRDREDLFDVYEAVSGARMHAAYYRPGGVYRDLPDTMPQHKQSPIRSAKAIAELNEHRQGSVIDFLDAFTKRFDGYVDEYETLLTDNRIWKQRTVGIGVVSPEDAKAMGFTGAMLRGSGIAWDLRKHQPYAAYDKVEFDIPVGTNGDSYDRYLVRVEELRQSNRIIKQCLAWLRANPGPVMIDNNKIAPPNRMDMKSNMESLIHHFKLFTEGFHVPEGEAYAAVEHPKGEFGIYIVSDGANKPYRLKIRTPDYVHLQSLDEMARGHMIADAVAIIGTQDIVFGSIDR, from the coding sequence ATGGCTGAGCTTAAGAACTACACCCTGAACTTTGGTCCGCAGCACCCGGCAGCGCACGGCGTGCTGCGCCTGGTGCTCGAACTCGACGGCGAGGTGATCCAGCGCGCCGACCCGCACATCGGCCTGCTGCACCGCGGTACCGAGAAGCTGGCGGAAACCCGCACCTATCTCCAGTCGGTTCCCTATATGGACCGCCTCGACTACGTGTCGATGATGTGCAACGAGCACGGCTATGTGCTGGCGATCGAAAAGCTGCTCGGCATCGAAGCGCCGATCCGCGCCCAGTACATCCGCACCATGTTCGACGAGATCACCCGCATCCTGAACCACCTGATGTGGCTGGGCGCGCACGCGCTGGACATCGGCGCCATGGGCCCGTTCCTGTACTGCTTCCGCGATCGCGAAGACCTGTTCGACGTCTATGAAGCGGTGTCGGGCGCGCGCATGCACGCGGCCTACTACCGTCCGGGCGGCGTGTACCGCGACCTGCCGGACACCATGCCGCAACATAAACAGTCGCCGATCCGCAGCGCCAAGGCGATCGCCGAGCTGAACGAACACCGCCAGGGTTCGGTCATCGACTTCCTGGACGCGTTCACGAAACGCTTCGACGGCTATGTCGACGAGTACGAAACCCTGCTGACCGACAACCGTATCTGGAAGCAAAGGACGGTCGGCATCGGCGTCGTGTCGCCGGAAGACGCGAAAGCCATGGGCTTCACCGGCGCCATGCTGCGCGGCTCGGGCATCGCCTGGGACTTGCGCAAGCACCAGCCTTACGCGGCCTACGACAAGGTCGAGTTCGACATCCCGGTCGGCACCAACGGCGACTCCTACGACCGCTACCTGGTGCGCGTGGAAGAGCTGCGCCAGTCGAACCGCATCATCAAGCAGTGCCTGGCCTGGCTGCGCGCCAACCCGGGTCCTGTGATGATCGACAACAACAAGATCGCGCCGCCGAACCGGATGGACATGAAGTCCAATATGGAATCGCTGATCCACCACTTCAAGCTGTTCACCGAAGGCTTCCACGTCCCAGAGGGCGAGGCCTATGCCGCGGTCGAGCACCCGAAGGGCGAGTTCGGCATCTATATCGTCTCCGACGGCGCCAACAAGCCATACCGCCTGAAAATCCGCACTCCGGACTACGTCCACCTGCAGAGCCTCGACGAGATGGCACGCGGCCACATGATCGCTGACGCGGTGGCCATCATCGGTACCCAGGACATCGTGTTCGGCAGTATCGACAGGTAA
- the nuoE gene encoding NADH-quinone oxidoreductase subunit NuoE, producing the protein MLSQQCYQKIDRELAKYPADQRQSAVMASLAHAQVELGWLSPETMQEIADYIGMPAIAVQEVATFYNMFNIKPVGKHKITVCTNLPCALSGGERAGQFLKDKLGIDYRDTTEDGQFTLMEGECMGACGDAPVMLVNNHRMCSFMSDAKIDALVEELKK; encoded by the coding sequence ATGTTATCGCAGCAGTGCTACCAAAAAATCGATCGTGAGCTGGCCAAGTACCCAGCCGATCAACGCCAGTCGGCCGTGATGGCTTCGCTGGCCCATGCCCAGGTCGAACTGGGCTGGCTGTCGCCGGAAACCATGCAGGAAATCGCCGACTACATCGGCATGCCGGCCATCGCCGTGCAGGAAGTGGCGACTTTCTACAATATGTTCAACATCAAGCCGGTCGGCAAGCACAAGATCACCGTGTGCACCAACCTGCCATGCGCCCTGTCGGGCGGCGAACGCGCCGGCCAGTTCCTGAAGGACAAGCTGGGCATCGACTACCGCGACACCACCGAAGACGGCCAGTTCACGCTGATGGAAGGCGAGTGCATGGGCGCCTGCGGCGACGCGCCGGTCATGCTGGTGAATAACCACCGCATGTGTTCGTTCATGAGCGACGCCAAGATCGACGCCCTGGTAGAGGAACTGAAGAAATGA